From the Halobacterium zhouii genome, the window GTGTCCGTTCCCCTCGAAACAAACGGATTGAGTGTCCGAACCAACAAACCGAATCGCCACACAGCGCTGGGACGGACACCGGACAGGCGGCACCCCTCCCCCTCCAAAGGCGCGCGACGCCCGCGCAACGCACGCACGCGAGCAAGGACTCTCGACCCTAACTGAGGCCGAGGTCTTCCAACTCATCCTCGTACCGCTGCTTCGCCCGACGCACCGTTCGAGACTTCACACCGTACTTCTCAGCAATCGCCGCCTGCGTCAACTCCGTCGTAGCGTCGAGAAGCGCCATCATCTCCCGCTCATGCTCCTTAATCAGCTCATCCAACTCTTCCTGCGTAACGAGGTCTTCATCGTCGTCACCGTCCGCGTCGAAGATGAATTCCCCTTCGTCCCACGTCGAATAGTCATCGTAATTCGTTGGTGGGATGCCGGAGAGCGTCATCATCTCGCCCATGCCCTGCCGGTTCTTCACGTCCCGGTAGAACGTCGTTTTCTTCTCCGACTCTTTGTGAATGAACGCGGTGCACAGTGCTCGCAGTGACGGGCCAATGTCCTTGCCGTCCTGGCCAATCAGGATCAAGTTCGCGTTTGCCTTTCGTGCGAGCTTCAGGAGCTTAGCAAGCGCTTTCGCCTTGTGCTGGTCTGAGCCGCTGCCGGTGAAGATTTGCGCGGCTTCGTCCACCACCATGATGAACTCATCCAGGTCTTCACCGGCCTGCATCCGCTCACGACGACTATCGAGAATCTCGACGATACGAGAGTAGTGGTCGATTTCCTCGTCGAGGTCGTCGCTGGTGAGGTTCGCCGCCATGCAGACGTTCTCACGCCCGTAAATCGACGCGAACACCTCCAGCAAGAGGAACGCGAAATCGGTCTTGCCAGCGCCCATGATCCCGTAAATATAGCTGATGAACACAGGGATGTCTTCAATCAGCTTTTGGAGGCTCATGAGCGTCTGCATCCCCGAAACGTCCTTTTGGTAAGAAACGAGGCCCGAGAAGTAATTCAACTGCCCCATGTTCCCGCTCAGGAGCGCGTCTGTCCCGGTGTCTGTCCCGTATTTGCGCTTGATTTCTCGGGCGAGTTCGGTGTCCCAGAAGCTGTCTGGCATGTCCCTCCCGTCGAACATCGGCGCATCAGCGTCGTACGCCTCGGCCTGGAACATCACGTAGTGACGCACGTCCTTGTTGGGTATCATCCCGACAATCGGATGCACATCCCTGTGCTCCTGATTCGGGAGAGTGCCGAGCGCGTATTCGCGGAATTCGGCTTCAATCGGCTTTGAGGAAGCGTCGTCACTCATCGTCAATCACCCACTCAAAGTCGCGTTCTGCCGCAATAGTCCGACCAAGGCGCGTGCACCAGAAGTTGTCCGGCACACCTTCTTCGTCGCCCTGATAGTGCTCTTCAAGGAGCGAGACAAAGGCTCTCTCGGGGTCGTCACCGTTCATTCGCCGTCACCTCCAGACGCGCCGTCGGGGTCTCGATACACCATTTCCGACTCCCCAGTGTTGCCCGCAGCGTTACTAACTGCGTACTCGTCAGGCAGCCGGTCTTGGACTTTGTCTTCGATAGTCGTCCAATCCGACCCAGTCTGCTCGTTCAGCGTTTCGGTGATGACGCCGTTGATTTCGTCCCCGTTCGGCACTGTGCCTTGCTGATGGCACATCACCAGGTATCGACCGAGCTTCTCCGTGATTTCACGCACAATCGGCGTCCGGTTCATGCTCTCCTCGATACCCAGGTCTGCAAGCACGCTCAGCGTGGTTTCGACCCTCTTGAGGGTCTTTTTGAATGCGCGAATTTCGTTTGGCGACGAACCGGCCATCCAGGACGTTCGCGCCGTGTTCGCCTCACTATCGTAATCCGTGCACTCGTACCCAGTTCCGAACTTGGTGGTGATGTTGTGCAGCTGGTCTTTATCCACGGTTTTGTACAGCACATCACCGTCCTCGTCCACCGCGTGCGGTGCCTCAACCGTGAGATTCTCCCAGCGCTCTTGGCTCAGGATGTACCCGGCAGCGTCGCCTGTCGCCGGGTCTACGTCGTGCAAAGGTACGCCGAACTTGTTTTCGAGCCAGTCGAGAAGTGCCTTGCTCGGGTAGTACCCAATCGTGGCGCCGAGCGCGAGATACACCGTATACGGCGCAACCGCACTCGGAACACCGGTCTGCACTCCAATGTACTCCAGCGTCCCGACAAACGCGGTCGAGACGATGAACAACAGTAGCACGTGCGCTTTGAACCATGACCCGACCCACACGACTGCGCCCTTCAGCGCGTTCAGGACGGTGCTGGTTCGGCTTTCCGAGTCGTTGGTAGTGTTTGTACTCGTCATGGTTAGAACACCTGCTTAGCGTCTTGCTCGCGCTTCCTGCGGCGTCGTAGCGTGATTGCAGCGAGCAGGATGAACACCGTGACCACACCCACAATGAGCGTCGCGACCTCGTTCGCTCCCGGCATCACAAACCGGGTGCCTTTGGTGAAGTTCTTCCACTCACGCTCAGACTTGACTGAAACACCGATTTCGTCCGTGGACTCACGGAAATCGTAGTGAATCGTATGCGTGCCGGCATCGAGACGATAGATGTCCCAATACCCGCCGCCGTCGTGGTACTCGTTGATCCTGATGATGTCGTCACGTTGTAGCGTCAAATCTACTTCAACGCCGCCCTCGACCCACCTGATGTCGTGGATTGTGACGTGCCCGATTGTCGATACGGTCGTTCCTGTGTCAATACTACCGTCTCCGTCGGTCGTTGTGCCGTTCTCGCCGTTCTCTCCGTCCTCTACCGTCGTTTCAGTGGTTGTTGTTGGTGGTGTTTGTTGTGCGTTTGCTGACCCGACGAGCGCAAGCCCGGACACGGAAATCAGCAAAATTGAGAGGATGAGCGCGATTAGTTTGGCACGATTCAACTGTTGATTCGTCATAATTCTTAGTCCTGTATTTTGTGTCGTATAAGTTGGAAAAGTTGGTTAGAGCGTCTATTCGTCCTTACTCGCACCGTACGCGAGAACTGCGCCTGCGGCCACCAGCAGCCCGACCACAATCACTTCAGTCGGGATTGAATCACCGCTACCGGCACCGCCACTACCACTACTATCGTAGAGGATACCGCTCGTGGTTACGGACGCGTTAGGGCTGGTGTCGGTGTCGTACACGACCTTGTAGTGGTACATGGCACCGTCAGACGCGTTCGAGAGGTCTGCCGGAACGAATTCGTGCATGCCGGATTCGTTCATCGTGACTGTCTCAGTAGTCAGTGTCTTCAGCACACCGTTACTGTCAACGACAGACCACGTAATCTCGTACGTACCAGGCGCGAGCTCCACGTACAGCGAGCTCGGCGTGCCTTCGCTGCCGACAACGGTGAGGTCGCCGGTGCGCATGTTCTCGCCAGGCAGATACAGCGTCGTGCCGAAGCTGGTGACTTCGCCAGCAGTAACCGACACGGGGTCGAGGTTCGCTGTCTGGTAGTCAGGATGCGACATCTCAACCGCGTAGTCGCCTTCGCTCAGGTTCTCGAAGATGACTTCACCGGCACTGTCAGTGGTCGCGGTCGCGACCGTGCTGCCGTCGCTCGCGTCAATCACGGTCACGGTCACGTTCGCGATAGCGTTCCCGCTAGTGTCGATTGCACTGACTTCAAGCGCCCCAGTCGTACTGGTCGTTGACGACTCGGTCAGGCTGAAGTTCGATGTCGTCACCGTGTTTTGCGTGACGTTCACGCCGGTGTTTGTGGCGCTGTTGTATCCGTCCGCAGTCACGCGAACGTCGTATGTCCCGGTCGGTACGACCGTAGACACGAACCCGTTAGCGTCCGTGGTCGCGGTCGTCAGAACCGTTCCGGTGTCCGGGTTGATGTACTCGACTGTGGCGTTCGCGATTTCTACGCCGGTACTGTCTGTGACTGTGGACTCGATCGTCCCAGTGGCCGTGTTCAGCGTCACGGATGCGGTTGTGAGCGTCCCAGAAGTGTGGCTCACACCGGTTTTAACGGATTGCTCGTAGCCGTCTGCGTTGACGACGAAGTCGTACGTACCGGAGGCGACATTAGCAGTGTAGACACCGCTACTGTCGGTTGTGCCGG encodes:
- a CDS encoding helix-turn-helix domain-containing protein, producing MSDDASSKPIEAEFREYALGTLPNQEHRDVHPIVGMIPNKDVRHYVMFQAEAYDADAPMFDGRDMPDSFWDTELAREIKRKYGTDTGTDALLSGNMGQLNYFSGLVSYQKDVSGMQTLMSLQKLIEDIPVFISYIYGIMGAGKTDFAFLLLEVFASIYGRENVCMAANLTSDDLDEEIDHYSRIVEILDSRRERMQAGEDLDEFIMVVDEAAQIFTGSGSDQHKAKALAKLLKLARKANANLILIGQDGKDIGPSLRALCTAFIHKESEKKTTFYRDVKNRQGMGEMMTLSGIPPTNYDDYSTWDEGEFIFDADGDDDEDLVTQEELDELIKEHEREMMALLDATTELTQAAIAEKYGVKSRTVRRAKQRYEDELEDLGLS
- a CDS encoding carboxypeptidase-like regulatory domain-containing protein, whose protein sequence is MSVTTQLREKLAGANSSTISSLALAMVLVLSVLTAGTGSVAASSHDIEITVVDAGGNPVANASVDVVNSSDGTVVASGTTDSSGVYTANVASGTYDFVVNADGYEQSVKTGVSHTSGTLTTASVTLNTATGTIESTVTDSTGVEIANATVEYINPDTGTVLTTATTDANGFVSTVVPTGTYDVRVTADGYNSATNTGVNVTQNTVTTSNFSLTESSTTSTTGALEVSAIDTSGNAIANVTVTVIDASDGSTVATATTDSAGEVIFENLSEGDYAVEMSHPDYQTANLDPVSVTAGEVTSFGTTLYLPGENMRTGDLTVVGSEGTPSSLYVELAPGTYEITWSVVDSNGVLKTLTTETVTMNESGMHEFVPADLSNASDGAMYHYKVVYDTDTSPNASVTTSGILYDSSGSGGAGSGDSIPTEVIVVGLLVAAGAVLAYGASKDE